A genomic stretch from Pontivivens ytuae includes:
- a CDS encoding glutathione S-transferase family protein, giving the protein MQLYDNPASPYCRKVRILAEIAGCNAALEAIDAAGNAVETGTMPLAVNPLGKIPCLVRKDGPALYDSRVICEYLDDLWGTNMYPAARRWDVKVLEATADGVMDAALLIIYEGRVRPDEMQSAPWMDGQKAKVFRALDVLEGRWMAHLAGPVDMGQIALGAALGYLDFRGPVGEWRGERPALAAWFEGFAARPEMTATAP; this is encoded by the coding sequence ATGCAGCTCTACGACAACCCCGCCTCACCCTATTGCCGCAAGGTCCGGATCCTGGCCGAGATCGCCGGGTGCAATGCCGCGCTCGAGGCGATCGACGCCGCCGGCAACGCGGTGGAGACCGGCACCATGCCGCTCGCCGTCAACCCGCTCGGCAAGATCCCGTGCCTCGTGCGCAAGGACGGTCCGGCACTCTACGACAGCCGGGTGATCTGCGAATATCTCGACGACCTGTGGGGCACGAACATGTACCCCGCCGCCCGCCGCTGGGACGTGAAGGTGCTGGAGGCGACGGCGGACGGCGTCATGGATGCCGCTCTCCTGATCATCTACGAGGGCCGTGTCCGGCCCGACGAGATGCAGTCCGCCCCCTGGATGGACGGGCAGAAGGCGAAGGTCTTCCGCGCGCTCGACGTCCTCGAAGGCCGCTGGATGGCGCATCTCGCGGGGCCTGTGGACATGGGGCAGATCGCGCTCGGCGCCGCCTTGGGCTATCTCGACTTCCGTGGGCCCGTGGGTGAATGGCGCGGCGAACGGCCCGCGCTGGCCGCCTGGTTCGAGGGCTTCGCCGCGCGTCCCGAGATGACGGCCACCGCGCCCTGA
- a CDS encoding DMT family transporter has translation MTGRARLGAVLWMIGATCSFAAMAVAGREIAADHDTFELMLYRSIIGVGIVLGLGGLTGHLGEIRFARFRLHLVRNVGHFTGQNLWFFAVATIPLAQVVALEFTTPLWVALAAPLLLGEALTWRKGLAVLLGFAGVLVVARPGAVELEPGVIAAALCAIGFAVSYIATKALSETETTTGILFWLTAMQTVFALVCAGFDGDIAAPVRGAVPFLVLVSICGLSAHYCLTRALMLAPASVVAPLDFARLPLVAVVGWALYGEPFALAILAGGALILVANFLNLRSPAVTESRS, from the coding sequence ATGACCGGCCGCGCGCGGCTCGGCGCCGTCCTGTGGATGATCGGCGCGACATGCTCCTTCGCCGCGATGGCCGTCGCGGGGCGGGAGATCGCGGCCGATCACGACACGTTCGAGCTGATGCTCTACCGCTCGATCATCGGGGTGGGCATCGTGCTGGGCCTCGGCGGGCTGACGGGGCATCTGGGGGAGATCCGGTTCGCGCGGTTCCGGCTGCATCTCGTTCGGAACGTTGGACATTTCACCGGGCAGAACCTGTGGTTCTTCGCCGTCGCGACCATTCCGCTGGCGCAGGTCGTGGCCCTGGAGTTCACCACACCGCTCTGGGTCGCGCTGGCCGCTCCGCTGCTGCTGGGCGAGGCGCTGACCTGGCGCAAGGGGCTCGCGGTGCTGCTGGGCTTCGCCGGGGTGCTGGTGGTGGCGCGCCCGGGTGCCGTGGAGCTGGAGCCCGGCGTGATCGCCGCCGCCCTCTGCGCCATCGGCTTTGCCGTCAGCTACATCGCAACCAAGGCGTTGTCGGAGACGGAGACGACGACCGGCATCCTGTTCTGGCTGACGGCGATGCAGACGGTCTTTGCCCTGGTCTGCGCGGGTTTCGATGGGGACATCGCGGCACCGGTACGGGGCGCAGTGCCGTTCCTCGTGCTCGTCTCGATCTGCGGGCTGTCCGCACACTATTGCCTGACGCGGGCGCTGATGCTCGCGCCCGCCTCGGTGGTCGCCCCGCTCGACTTCGCGCGGCTGCCGCTGGTGGCGGTGGTGGGCTGGGCGCTTTATGGTGAACCCTTCGCGCTGGCGATCCTCGCAGGGGGTGCGCTGATCCTGGTTGCCAACTTCCTCAACCTGCGGAGCCCGGCGGTCACAGAGTCGAGATCTTGA
- a CDS encoding peptidoglycan-binding domain-containing protein, whose protein sequence is MTIRVLLLATAAGLGLSACGLGDTRLPERVEEPGAAQPVATTDLTLLAAAEGNFNDGPPDALPGQCYAQATRPARFETRFTQVVDQEATERFEVIPATYRTETVPVVVEEAYTRVEVIPAVYDTVTETVVVEPAREETVTVPAEFREVIEQVPSRPAYRAWEPSGRIVPTGSNFNGGRVIGNRTLAGGSTETLVEYPATFETVRRQELVRAESTRVVTIPAVTREVTRRVVVEPARTVEVVVPAVTRDVERRVVDRPEQIERIEVPATFRTVEEPVQVQPADQVWVNVLCDTAYTRVLVRDVQRALRTRGFYNGGIDGVVGPQTRSAIRAYQLELGYDTPALTMEALQDLGITS, encoded by the coding sequence ATGACGATACGAGTTTTGCTTCTGGCGACGGCTGCGGGCCTCGGACTGAGCGCCTGCGGGCTGGGCGATACGCGCCTGCCCGAGCGGGTGGAGGAGCCGGGCGCCGCCCAGCCGGTGGCGACGACCGACCTCACGCTGCTCGCCGCCGCCGAGGGCAATTTCAACGACGGCCCGCCCGATGCGCTGCCCGGCCAGTGCTACGCCCAGGCGACCCGCCCGGCCCGGTTCGAGACGCGGTTCACCCAGGTGGTCGACCAGGAAGCGACCGAGCGGTTCGAGGTGATCCCGGCGACCTACCGCACCGAAACGGTGCCCGTGGTGGTCGAGGAGGCCTATACCCGCGTCGAGGTCATCCCCGCCGTCTACGACACCGTCACCGAAACCGTGGTGGTCGAGCCCGCGCGGGAGGAGACGGTGACCGTCCCCGCCGAGTTCCGTGAAGTGATCGAGCAGGTCCCCTCCCGCCCCGCCTACCGCGCGTGGGAGCCGTCGGGCCGCATCGTGCCGACGGGTTCGAATTTCAACGGCGGCCGGGTGATCGGGAACCGCACGCTCGCGGGCGGCTCCACCGAGACGCTGGTCGAGTATCCCGCGACCTTCGAGACGGTGCGCCGGCAGGAGCTGGTCCGGGCCGAGAGCACGCGCGTCGTCACCATTCCCGCCGTCACGCGGGAGGTCACGCGCCGCGTCGTGGTCGAGCCCGCGCGCACGGTCGAGGTCGTGGTGCCCGCCGTGACCCGTGATGTGGAGCGCCGGGTCGTCGACCGGCCCGAACAGATCGAGCGGATCGAGGTGCCCGCCACCTTCCGCACTGTCGAGGAGCCGGTGCAGGTCCAGCCCGCCGATCAGGTCTGGGTCAACGTGCTCTGCGACACCGCCTATACCCGCGTGCTGGTCCGCGACGTGCAGCGCGCATTGCGCACCCGCGGCTTCTACAATGGCGGCATCGACGGCGTGGTGGGGCCGCAGACGCGCTCCGCGATCCGGGCCTACCAGCTCGAGCTCGGCTACGACACGCCTGCCCTGACCATGGAGGCGCTTCAGGATCTCGGCATCACGTCCTGA
- a CDS encoding lipoprotein: protein MRSISLLFTGAVFVLSGCNVDLVLPRSDPPQDGEIRVIDLNDRTQNRAIINGQEVGSQ from the coding sequence ATGCGCAGCATATCTCTGCTTTTCACCGGGGCGGTCTTCGTGCTGAGCGGGTGCAATGTCGACCTGGTCCTGCCGCGCAGCGATCCACCCCAAGACGGCGAGATCCGGGTGATCGACCTCAACGACCGGACGCAGAACCGCGCCATCATCAACGGGCAGGAGGTCGGCTCTCAATGA
- a CDS encoding xanthine dehydrogenase family protein molybdopterin-binding subunit, whose protein sequence is MGIGKIVRRTFLGLGTAAVGGVAFGVWYYNRPYDNPLEAAEGEGVFNPFVKIAEDGTITVITPRAEMGQGIHTTLAAMVAEELNVSLAAVRAEVGPNAPVYYNSAMLAEGAMPPHFEDGFAAQAQRETMRVVGKLFGMQVTGGSSSVIDGYVRMREAGAMARAALIAAAAERWGVAPSSLRAENGSVIDTANERTASYGELALAAATVEVDTPALKPASEWRVLGRSQPRVEIGEKVTGAPIFGIDVELPDMLHGTVVISPRFGAPALSVNMDAARAVPGVRDVVAIETQTGRGFGIIADHTWAAFEGARALEVEWGAAPYPPDDEGIDARLVEAIQADADHALMDKGDVDAAFADPQGNLVEAEYGVPYLAHATMEPMNATAQITDQGLELWLGTQAPGIVAGRCAAMLGLEYEQVTVNQLHLGGGFGRRGEVDYPLYAAALAQHADGRPIKVTWSREEDMRHDTYRPAALGRFRAVVPEGGAATAVEMKIAAPSIMASVIARTYPNLSAMGPDKTITDGAYNQPVAIENHRVSAHVADLAIPVGFWRAVGNSYNGFFHEGFMDEMAEAAGMDPLAFRLAMMGDDDRLAPARACLERVAEMAGWGEPLPEGKGRGIAHMLSFGSWVAMVVQVDATEDIRIEKVWVAADPGTVMDPRNFRDQIISGAIFGFSQALGQEINFADGRVVQENFWDYTFMSMGQSPEFEIDLLQTADKMGGAGEVATPPAAPALANAIHDATGQRLRRMPFSRDVRFLQV, encoded by the coding sequence ATGGGTATCGGCAAGATCGTCCGCCGCACGTTCCTGGGCCTCGGCACCGCTGCCGTCGGCGGGGTCGCCTTCGGCGTCTGGTACTACAACCGCCCCTACGACAATCCTCTGGAGGCGGCCGAGGGCGAAGGCGTCTTCAACCCCTTCGTGAAGATCGCGGAGGACGGGACCATCACCGTCATCACCCCGCGCGCCGAGATGGGTCAGGGCATCCACACCACGCTCGCCGCGATGGTGGCCGAGGAGCTCAACGTCTCGCTCGCCGCGGTGCGGGCGGAGGTCGGGCCGAACGCGCCGGTCTACTACAACTCCGCCATGCTGGCCGAGGGCGCGATGCCCCCGCATTTCGAGGACGGCTTCGCCGCGCAGGCCCAGCGGGAGACGATGCGCGTCGTGGGCAAGCTCTTCGGCATGCAGGTGACGGGCGGCTCGTCTTCGGTCATCGATGGCTACGTGCGGATGCGCGAGGCCGGGGCCATGGCCCGCGCGGCGCTGATCGCCGCGGCGGCGGAGCGATGGGGTGTCGCCCCCTCCAGCCTGCGGGCGGAGAATGGCAGCGTGATCGACACCGCCAACGAGCGCACGGCGAGCTATGGCGAGCTGGCGCTCGCCGCCGCCACGGTCGAGGTGGATACGCCCGCGCTGAAGCCCGCCTCCGAATGGCGGGTGCTCGGCCGCTCGCAACCCCGCGTGGAGATTGGGGAGAAGGTGACGGGCGCCCCGATCTTCGGCATCGACGTCGAACTGCCCGACATGCTGCACGGCACGGTCGTGATCTCGCCCCGCTTCGGCGCGCCCGCACTCAGCGTGAACATGGACGCGGCCCGCGCCGTGCCCGGCGTGCGCGACGTGGTGGCAATCGAGACGCAGACCGGCCGCGGCTTCGGCATCATCGCGGATCACACCTGGGCGGCCTTCGAAGGCGCCCGCGCGCTCGAGGTCGAGTGGGGCGCCGCCCCCTACCCGCCCGATGACGAGGGGATCGACGCGCGGCTGGTCGAGGCGATCCAGGCCGATGCGGATCACGCGCTGATGGACAAGGGCGACGTGGACGCCGCCTTCGCCGATCCGCAAGGCAATTTGGTCGAGGCGGAATACGGCGTGCCCTACCTCGCCCACGCGACGATGGAGCCGATGAACGCGACGGCGCAGATCACCGATCAGGGGCTGGAGCTCTGGCTCGGCACCCAGGCGCCGGGGATCGTGGCGGGGCGCTGTGCCGCGATGCTCGGCCTCGAATACGAGCAGGTCACGGTGAACCAGCTCCACCTCGGCGGCGGCTTCGGGCGGCGTGGCGAGGTGGACTATCCGCTCTATGCCGCGGCCCTCGCCCAGCATGCGGACGGGCGGCCGATCAAGGTGACGTGGAGCCGGGAAGAGGACATGCGCCACGACACCTACCGGCCCGCCGCGCTCGGCCGCTTCCGCGCCGTGGTGCCGGAGGGGGGCGCTGCGACGGCGGTGGAGATGAAGATCGCCGCCCCCTCGATCATGGCGAGCGTGATCGCGCGGACCTATCCCAACCTCTCGGCCATGGGGCCGGACAAGACGATCACCGACGGCGCCTACAACCAGCCGGTCGCGATCGAGAACCACCGGGTCTCGGCCCATGTGGCGGACCTCGCGATCCCGGTCGGGTTCTGGCGAGCGGTCGGCAACAGCTATAACGGCTTCTTCCACGAAGGCTTCATGGACGAGATGGCGGAGGCCGCGGGCATGGACCCCCTCGCCTTCCGCCTCGCCATGATGGGCGACGACGACCGCCTCGCCCCGGCGCGCGCCTGCCTCGAGCGGGTGGCGGAGATGGCGGGCTGGGGCGAGCCCCTGCCCGAGGGCAAGGGCCGCGGCATCGCGCACATGCTCTCCTTCGGCTCCTGGGTCGCGATGGTCGTGCAGGTGGACGCGACCGAGGACATCCGGATCGAGAAGGTCTGGGTCGCCGCCGACCCCGGCACCGTGATGGACCCGCGCAACTTCCGCGACCAGATCATCTCGGGCGCGATCTTCGGCTTCTCCCAGGCGCTGGGACAGGAGATCAACTTCGCCGATGGCCGCGTGGTGCAGGAGAACTTCTGGGACTACACGTTCATGTCCATGGGCCAGTCGCCGGAGTTCGAGATCGACCTGCTGCAGACCGCGGACAAGATGGGCGGCGCGGGCGAGGTGGCGACGCCGCCGGCAGCCCCGGCCCTCGCCAACGCGATCCATGACGCAACCGGGCAGAGACTGCGCCGGATGCCGTTCAGCCGCGACGTGCGTTTCCTGCAGGTCTGA
- a CDS encoding (2Fe-2S)-binding protein — MLLTINGADYEVEAPEDMPLLWVLRDLLDIKGPKFGCGVAACGSCTVLVDGEPVRSCSYPASAVEGEVTTIEGIAQGDVLHRVQEAWIEHNVPQCGYCQSGQILAAVALLEQTPRPTDEDIDLAMTNLCRCGTYPRIRAAIKTASGQEG; from the coding sequence ATGCTACTCACGATCAACGGGGCCGACTACGAGGTCGAGGCGCCCGAGGATATGCCGCTCCTGTGGGTGCTGCGCGACCTCCTGGACATCAAGGGACCGAAATTCGGCTGCGGTGTGGCGGCCTGCGGGTCGTGCACGGTGCTGGTGGACGGGGAGCCGGTCCGCTCCTGCTCCTACCCCGCCTCCGCCGTCGAGGGCGAGGTGACGACGATCGAGGGGATCGCGCAGGGCGACGTGCTGCACCGGGTGCAGGAGGCCTGGATCGAGCACAACGTGCCGCAATGCGGATATTGCCAGTCGGGCCAGATCCTCGCCGCCGTGGCGCTGTTGGAGCAGACGCCGCGGCCCACGGACGAGGATATCGATCTGGCCATGACGAACCTCTGCCGCTGCGGGACCTATCCCCGCATCCGCGCCGCCATCAAGACCGCATCCGGGCAGGAGGGCTGA
- the mtaB gene encoding tRNA (N(6)-L-threonylcarbamoyladenosine(37)-C(2))-methylthiotransferase MtaB produces the protein MSAPVFTNFGCRLNMYETEAMKELAAQAGLRDAVVVNTCAVTAEAVRKSQQAIRRLKRDNPQAQVIVTGCAAQTEPETFAGMDEVARVVGNLEKMQAETWEGIAQGPDFIGQTERVQVNDIMSATETAGHLIDGFGTRSRAYVQVQNGCDHRCTFCIIPYGRGNSRSVPAGVVVEQIQRLVDKGYNEVVLTGVDLTSWGADLPGEPRLGDLVRRILKLTSVPRLRISSIDSIEADPALVEAIATEPRLMPHLHLSLQAGDDMILKRMKRRHLRDDAIRFCAEMRAARPDIVYGADIIAGFPTETDAMFENSLRLVEECGLTWLHVFPYSPRPGTPAARMPQVAKAAIKERAARLRTAGDDAVARHLAAQVNRTHRVLTEAPDMGRTEGFTEVAFASPQPVGEIVETTITGTQGQRLAA, from the coding sequence ATGAGCGCCCCGGTCTTCACCAATTTCGGCTGCCGTCTCAACATGTACGAGACCGAGGCGATGAAGGAGCTCGCCGCTCAGGCTGGCCTGCGCGACGCCGTCGTCGTCAACACCTGCGCCGTGACCGCGGAGGCCGTGCGCAAGTCGCAGCAGGCCATCCGCCGCCTTAAGCGCGACAACCCGCAGGCGCAGGTCATCGTGACGGGTTGCGCCGCGCAGACGGAGCCCGAAACCTTCGCCGGAATGGACGAAGTCGCCCGCGTCGTCGGCAACCTCGAAAAGATGCAGGCGGAGACGTGGGAGGGCATCGCGCAGGGCCCCGATTTCATCGGTCAGACCGAGCGCGTACAGGTCAACGACATCATGTCCGCGACCGAAACGGCGGGTCACCTGATCGACGGCTTCGGCACCCGGTCGCGCGCCTACGTGCAGGTCCAGAACGGCTGCGACCACCGCTGCACGTTCTGCATCATCCCCTACGGCCGCGGCAATTCCCGCTCCGTCCCCGCGGGCGTGGTGGTGGAACAGATCCAGCGGCTCGTCGACAAGGGCTACAACGAGGTCGTGCTGACCGGCGTCGATCTCACGAGCTGGGGCGCCGACCTGCCGGGCGAGCCGCGCCTCGGAGATCTGGTGCGGCGGATCCTGAAGCTGACGAGCGTGCCGCGCCTGCGCATCTCCTCCATCGACTCGATCGAGGCGGACCCGGCGCTGGTCGAGGCCATCGCGACCGAGCCGCGCCTGATGCCGCACCTGCACCTGTCCTTGCAGGCGGGCGATGACATGATCCTGAAGCGGATGAAGCGCCGGCATCTGCGCGACGACGCTATCCGCTTCTGCGCGGAGATGCGCGCGGCCCGCCCCGACATCGTCTACGGCGCCGACATCATCGCGGGCTTTCCGACAGAGACCGACGCGATGTTCGAGAACTCCCTGCGGCTGGTGGAGGAGTGCGGGCTCACCTGGCTCCACGTCTTTCCCTATTCCCCGCGCCCCGGCACCCCCGCCGCGCGGATGCCGCAGGTCGCGAAGGCTGCGATCAAGGAGCGTGCCGCCCGCCTGCGCACCGCCGGGGACGATGCCGTCGCCCGCCACCTCGCAGCGCAGGTAAACCGCACCCACCGCGTCCTGACCGAAGCGCCCGACATGGGTCGGACGGAAGGCTTCACCGAGGTCGCCTTCGCCTCCCCGCAGCCCGTGGGCGAGATCGTCGAGACGACGATCACCGGCACCCAGGGCCAGCGCCTCGCCGCCTGA
- a CDS encoding FMN-binding negative transcriptional regulator: MHPNPTFRKAERAQNIDFARRRGFGTLSVNGPNGPLAAHVPFLLDADGTVAEAHLARSNPILRAAGPALLAVTGPDGYISPDWYGADDQVPTWNYVAVHLRGRLDVLEPDVLRPHLDALSARHETPLDKRPWTMAKMTPDVATRMMRMIVPVRLHIDAVEGTWKLNQNKKAAHRLAAADAVETGHGTELRHLAAWMRDPPA, translated from the coding sequence ATGCACCCGAACCCGACCTTCCGCAAAGCCGAGCGCGCGCAGAACATCGATTTCGCGCGCCGCCGCGGCTTCGGCACGCTCAGTGTGAACGGCCCCAACGGGCCGCTGGCCGCCCATGTGCCGTTCCTCCTCGACGCGGACGGGACGGTGGCGGAGGCGCATCTCGCCCGCTCCAACCCGATCCTGCGGGCCGCGGGTCCTGCGCTCCTCGCCGTGACGGGGCCAGACGGCTACATCTCGCCCGACTGGTACGGCGCCGACGACCAGGTGCCGACCTGGAACTACGTCGCCGTCCACCTGCGCGGCCGGCTGGACGTGCTGGAGCCCGACGTCCTGCGCCCGCATCTCGACGCGCTCTCGGCACGGCACGAAACCCCGCTCGACAAGCGGCCCTGGACCATGGCGAAGATGACGCCGGACGTCGCGACCCGCATGATGCGGATGATCGTGCCTGTCCGCCTGCATATCGACGCGGTGGAGGGCACCTGGAAGCTCAACCAGAACAAGAAGGCGGCGCACCGCCTCGCCGCCGCGGACGCGGTCGAGACTGGCCACGGCACGGAACTCCGCCATCTTGCCGCGTGGATGCGCGACCCGCCCGCCTGA
- the dapF gene encoding diaminopimelate epimerase → MDNAVQDLPFLKMHGAGNDFVVIDARRGVRAPTAAEVRAIGDRHRGVGFDQLAVIGPGQEADADLTFWNADGSLSDACGNATRCVASLLMDEAGAERIALRTGRGVLEGVRDAGVVSVNMGPPVLNWREIPLAEDVDLDALPIEGAPSAVGMGNPHCVFFVEDAAAVDLPTFGPTIEHHPLYPQRTNVEIVQVLDRQTLRQRTWERGAGETLACGSGACAVAVAASRRGLAERRVSIRLDGGTLGLDWRDDGVWMSGPVAHVFSGTFTASFLEGAV, encoded by the coding sequence ATGGACAACGCCGTACAGGACCTGCCGTTCCTCAAGATGCACGGGGCGGGCAACGATTTCGTCGTGATCGACGCGCGCCGTGGCGTGCGCGCGCCCACGGCGGCGGAAGTGCGCGCGATCGGCGATCGGCACCGCGGCGTGGGCTTCGACCAGCTTGCGGTGATCGGGCCGGGGCAGGAGGCGGACGCAGACCTCACCTTCTGGAATGCCGACGGGTCGCTCAGCGACGCGTGCGGCAACGCGACCCGCTGTGTCGCCTCCCTGCTGATGGACGAGGCGGGGGCCGAGCGCATCGCCCTGCGCACCGGCCGCGGCGTGCTGGAGGGCGTGCGCGACGCGGGCGTCGTCTCCGTCAACATGGGGCCGCCGGTGCTCAACTGGCGCGAGATCCCGTTGGCCGAGGACGTCGACCTCGACGCATTGCCCATCGAGGGCGCGCCTTCCGCGGTCGGCATGGGCAATCCGCACTGCGTCTTCTTCGTGGAGGATGCCGCGGCCGTGGACCTGCCCACCTTCGGCCCGACCATCGAGCATCACCCGCTCTACCCCCAGCGCACCAATGTCGAGATCGTGCAGGTGCTCGACCGTCAGACCCTGCGCCAGCGCACCTGGGAGCGCGGCGCGGGCGAGACGCTCGCCTGCGGCTCCGGCGCCTGCGCGGTCGCCGTCGCCGCCTCCCGTCGGGGACTGGCCGAGCGCCGGGTCTCGATCCGGCTCGACGGCGGCACGCTCGGCCTCGACTGGCGGGACGACGGCGTCTGGATGAGCGGCCCGGTCGCCCACGTCTTCTCCGGCACCTTTACCGCGAGTTTCCTGGAGGGCGCGGTATGA
- a CDS encoding TetR family transcriptional regulator: protein MTKMFQRARSPEHKEVRRRMILDAAARVLERDGFNGTSLNAIAQEAGVVKSGLYRYFESREEILLELLVADVQDLCNAFEQRIDGQSSVSHVADVMAECFIERPQLCLLTSRMASVLEHNITGDTIRGMKRRLNACSAQVADSLCRAIPHWQPEEAHRGLMMLYMMIAGLYPMTHPPEHVAVVLREPEFCDNVPDFEPTVRFAAQAMLRGIENIAQERRAVL from the coding sequence ATGACGAAGATGTTTCAGCGTGCCCGCTCGCCCGAACACAAGGAAGTCCGTCGCCGGATGATCCTCGACGCCGCCGCGCGCGTGCTCGAACGCGACGGTTTCAACGGAACCAGTCTCAACGCCATCGCGCAGGAGGCCGGCGTCGTCAAATCCGGGCTCTACCGCTACTTCGAGAGTCGGGAGGAGATCCTGCTCGAGCTTTTGGTCGCGGATGTGCAGGATCTTTGCAATGCGTTCGAACAGCGCATCGACGGGCAGAGCTCCGTCTCCCACGTCGCCGACGTGATGGCCGAGTGCTTCATCGAACGCCCGCAGCTCTGCCTGCTGACCTCGCGCATGGCCTCGGTGCTGGAGCACAACATCACCGGCGACACGATCCGCGGCATGAAGCGGCGGCTGAACGCGTGCTCCGCCCAGGTGGCCGACTCGCTCTGCCGCGCCATCCCGCACTGGCAGCCGGAGGAGGCGCATCGCGGCCTCATGATGCTCTACATGATGATCGCGGGCCTCTACCCGATGACCCATCCGCCGGAGCATGTGGCGGTGGTACTGCGCGAGCCCGAATTCTGCGACAACGTCCCGGATTTCGAGCCCACGGTGCGGTTCGCCGCGCAGGCCATGCTGCGCGGCATCGAGAACATCGCGCAGGAACGCCGCGCGGTCCTCTGA